The following coding sequences are from one Lujinxingia vulgaris window:
- a CDS encoding TraR/DksA family transcriptional regulator → MSPEHIEEFRQLLNDEKKRLLHKAANTIKHEIELSKDDMADEADLASALTDQSLSLRLRGRERYLIDKIDLAIERINQGEFGECVVCGDDISIQRLRARPVTTMCIACKEEQERREKLYSE, encoded by the coding sequence ATGAGTCCTGAACATATCGAGGAATTCCGGCAGCTTCTCAACGACGAAAAGAAGCGCCTCCTTCATAAAGCCGCCAATACCATCAAGCACGAGATCGAGCTCTCCAAAGACGACATGGCCGACGAGGCCGATCTGGCCAGCGCGCTGACCGATCAGAGCTTGAGCCTGCGTCTTCGTGGTCGCGAGCGCTACCTCATCGACAAGATCGACCTGGCCATTGAGCGCATCAACCAGGGCGAATTTGGCGAATGCGTGGTCTGCGGCGACGACATCTCCATCCAGCGCCTGCGCGCTCGCCCCGTCACCACCATGTGCATCGCCTGCAAAGAAGAGCAGGAGCGCCGCGAGAAGCTCTACTCCGAGTAA
- a CDS encoding type 4a pilus biogenesis protein PilO has product MNDLIDRFNAYPLGQKVLAVFILMIGIFVGFLTLIYRPMQDEIAAAETQRSELQRELGRLKEISESRAEVVARLNDLERQLHIAREKLPVSAEIPSLLQRIHNQAKTAGLEINRFRRNEDVASEDFIEIPVEMELVGSFDEVANFFYFVGRMTRIVNVKDINVSRQASGLVADGQLEVSAKATTYRWKAN; this is encoded by the coding sequence ATGAATGACTTGATCGACAGATTTAACGCCTACCCGCTGGGCCAGAAGGTGCTGGCGGTCTTTATCCTGATGATCGGGATCTTTGTGGGCTTCCTCACGCTGATCTACCGGCCGATGCAGGACGAGATCGCCGCGGCCGAGACCCAGCGCAGTGAGCTTCAGCGTGAGCTGGGCCGTCTTAAAGAGATCAGCGAGAGCCGCGCCGAGGTGGTCGCCCGCCTCAACGATCTGGAGCGTCAGCTTCATATCGCCCGCGAGAAGTTGCCGGTCTCCGCCGAGATCCCCAGCCTGCTGCAACGCATCCACAACCAGGCCAAGACCGCCGGCCTGGAGATCAACCGCTTCCGGCGCAACGAAGACGTCGCCAGCGAAGACTTCATCGAGATTCCGGTGGAGATGGAGCTGGTCGGGTCCTTCGATGAGGTCGCCAACTTCTTTTATTTCGTGGGTCGCATGACGCGTATCGTCAACGTCAAGGACATCAACGTCAGCCGGCAGGCAAGCGGGCTGGTCGCTGATGGTCAGCTTGAGGTGAGCGCCAAAGCCACGACCTACCGCTGGAAAGCCAACTAA
- the proB gene encoding glutamate 5-kinase encodes MSKRSRITEARHVVVKIGSAIFMREGGRVDRRTFAALVDDLDRLMSAGVRVTVVTSGAVALGRQALGVSPGPCAVAELQAFAALGQSRLMQMWEAEFGHYDRRVAQVLLGRQDMADRGRYLNARSALETLHAFGAVPVINENDTVATEELTFGDNDQLAAMCAALLGADLLVLLSDVEGLLEVVEADDGTRSFGKRVEAIALDDPRVDQWAGPPASGVGRGGMVSKIMAARIAARADTPTVIAPGKRPGVLAALWAEEPVGTFFDPGQGGAVRARKRWIDHGARAEGRIVCDAGAMRALRERGASLLPIGVTEVEGSFEAGSLVELVGPGNEVFARGLVSYSAAQIRAIAGLRSEAIEEAIGSTVVDAIVHRDNLVLT; translated from the coding sequence ATGTCGAAACGCTCAAGGATCACCGAGGCGCGTCATGTGGTGGTGAAGATCGGCAGCGCGATCTTTATGCGCGAGGGCGGCCGCGTCGATCGCCGCACCTTTGCGGCGCTGGTCGATGATCTCGATCGCCTCATGAGCGCCGGGGTGCGCGTCACGGTGGTGACCTCCGGGGCGGTCGCGCTGGGGCGGCAGGCCCTGGGCGTGAGCCCCGGCCCCTGCGCGGTGGCTGAGCTCCAGGCCTTTGCGGCGCTCGGGCAGTCGCGACTGATGCAGATGTGGGAGGCCGAGTTTGGCCATTACGACCGCCGTGTCGCCCAGGTGCTGCTCGGGCGTCAGGATATGGCCGATCGCGGGCGCTACCTCAACGCGCGCAGCGCGCTGGAGACGCTGCACGCCTTCGGGGCGGTGCCGGTCATCAACGAGAACGACACCGTCGCCACCGAGGAGCTCACCTTCGGCGACAACGATCAGCTCGCTGCGATGTGCGCCGCGCTGCTGGGCGCCGATCTGCTGGTGCTGCTCTCGGATGTGGAGGGGCTTTTGGAGGTCGTGGAGGCCGACGACGGGACGCGCAGCTTTGGAAAACGCGTTGAGGCGATCGCGCTCGATGATCCGCGCGTAGATCAGTGGGCCGGACCGCCGGCCTCGGGGGTGGGGCGTGGGGGGATGGTCTCCAAGATCATGGCCGCGCGCATCGCCGCGCGCGCCGACACCCCCACGGTCATCGCACCGGGCAAGCGCCCCGGCGTACTCGCCGCGCTCTGGGCTGAAGAGCCTGTGGGGACCTTCTTTGATCCGGGGCAGGGCGGGGCGGTGCGCGCTCGCAAACGCTGGATCGACCACGGCGCCCGCGCCGAAGGACGGATCGTCTGCGACGCCGGCGCGATGCGCGCGCTACGCGAACGCGGCGCAAGCCTGCTGCCTATCGGGGTCACCGAGGTGGAGGGAAGTTTTGAGGCGGGGAGTCTGGTGGAGCTTGTCGGACCCGGGAACGAGGTTTTTGCCCGCGGGCTCGTCTCGTACAGCGCGGCGCAGATCCGCGCGATCGCCGGTCTGCGCTCCGAGGCTATCGAAGAGGCCATCGGCTCCACGGTGGTCGACGCGATTGTGCATCGCGACAACCTTGTGCTCACCTGA
- a CDS encoding PilN domain-containing protein, whose protein sequence is MIRVNLLPIKQARRRSAGRTQLLLFAGLLIAELAILFVFYLVESEKLSTRESEVTGLQREVSALESEVADARTLEQEAEALNAQLAVLNNLEAQRIGPVRMLDEIQAMLSPPRDEEERVAQLRKDWNVEWDTRRLWVESFSEGEGAFELEGMAGSADDVAEFLQRMTTARHFANVQLEYVETAGGGRSSSAGQVRLVNFRIFGELSYLGYAPAPEADAEQGS, encoded by the coding sequence ATGATTCGCGTAAACCTCTTACCGATAAAGCAAGCTCGCCGCCGTTCTGCCGGTCGCACCCAGCTCTTGCTCTTCGCCGGGCTGCTGATCGCCGAGCTGGCCATTCTCTTCGTCTTCTACCTGGTGGAGTCCGAGAAGTTGAGCACCCGCGAGAGCGAGGTCACCGGACTGCAGCGCGAGGTTAGCGCGCTGGAGAGCGAGGTCGCCGACGCCCGCACCCTGGAGCAGGAGGCCGAGGCGCTCAACGCCCAGCTCGCCGTGCTCAACAACCTGGAGGCTCAGCGCATCGGCCCGGTGCGTATGCTCGATGAGATCCAGGCGATGCTCAGCCCGCCGCGCGATGAAGAAGAGCGCGTCGCCCAGCTGCGCAAAGACTGGAACGTGGAGTGGGACACCCGCCGTCTGTGGGTTGAGAGCTTCTCGGAGGGCGAGGGCGCCTTTGAACTCGAAGGCATGGCCGGCTCGGCCGATGACGTCGCGGAGTTTCTGCAGCGCATGACCACCGCGCGCCACTTCGCCAACGTGCAGCTTGAGTACGTGGAGACGGCCGGCGGAGGTCGAAGCAGCAGCGCCGGACAGGTCCGCCTGGTCAACTTCCGCATCTTCGGCGAGCTGAGCTACCTCGGTTACGCCCCCGCCCCGGAAGCCGACGCCGAGCAGGGTAGCTAA
- a CDS encoding AMP-dependent synthetase/ligase, with product MAKEFKNLVEILEHSVATYKSSPLFGTKTGGSYKWTTYGEFGVQVEQFRGALADMGVQKGDTVAVIANNRVEWAVGAYATYSLGGRYCPMYEAQLVKDWTYILRDSGAKVALVANQVIYDQVKPLIDELDSLERVIYFDGPRDSEDSYQTLLDHGAKTPAAIVQPEEDDVCGFIYTSGTTGDPKGVLLSHKNIMSNVNGVHKLLEIGPDDVSLSFLPWAHSFGQVVELHCLLSMGAALGIAENVNTIIENLSEVRPTLLFAVPRIFNRIYNGVQQKMEAEGGIKQMLFTQGMANSEALRAARDRGESGGLTGVMNKFYDKLVFSKVRARFGGRLKYAFSGGAALSPEVARFIDNLNITVYEGYGLTETSPIATCNYPNNRKIGSVGKPIPGVTVTIADVEGYPSGTGEICVKGPNVMQGYHNLPEQTAKVLDADGTFHTGDLGRVDEDGYVWILGRVKEQYKLENGKYVVPGPIEEQLKLSPYVNQVMVEGTNKAYNVALIVVDLDNLSNWADKNGVPREELLTHPKVKELYQKEIDRVSASLKGYERPKRFALIEEEFSADNDMLTPKLSVKRRVVMARYGDMINNLYSDDKTAAA from the coding sequence ATGGCCAAAGAGTTTAAGAACCTCGTCGAGATTTTGGAGCATAGTGTCGCGACGTATAAGTCGTCTCCGCTCTTCGGCACCAAGACCGGCGGAAGCTACAAGTGGACGACCTACGGCGAGTTCGGCGTGCAGGTGGAGCAGTTCCGCGGCGCGCTGGCGGATATGGGCGTTCAGAAGGGTGACACCGTCGCGGTCATCGCGAACAACCGCGTGGAGTGGGCCGTCGGCGCCTATGCCACCTACAGCCTGGGCGGGCGCTACTGCCCGATGTACGAGGCCCAGCTGGTCAAGGATTGGACCTACATCCTGCGCGATAGCGGCGCGAAGGTCGCGCTGGTGGCCAACCAGGTGATCTACGACCAGGTCAAGCCGCTGATCGACGAGCTCGACTCGCTGGAGCGCGTGATCTACTTCGACGGCCCGCGTGACTCCGAAGACAGCTACCAGACGCTTCTCGACCACGGGGCCAAGACCCCGGCGGCGATCGTGCAGCCCGAAGAAGACGACGTCTGCGGCTTTATCTACACCTCCGGGACCACCGGCGACCCCAAAGGCGTGCTGCTCAGCCACAAGAACATCATGAGCAACGTCAACGGCGTGCATAAACTGCTGGAGATCGGCCCCGACGATGTGAGCCTCTCCTTCCTTCCCTGGGCGCACAGCTTCGGCCAGGTCGTGGAGCTGCACTGCCTGCTCTCGATGGGCGCTGCGCTGGGCATCGCCGAGAACGTCAACACGATCATCGAGAACCTCTCAGAAGTTCGCCCCACCCTGCTCTTTGCGGTGCCGCGCATCTTCAACCGCATCTACAACGGTGTGCAGCAGAAGATGGAGGCCGAAGGCGGCATCAAGCAGATGCTCTTCACCCAGGGCATGGCCAACTCCGAGGCCCTGCGCGCCGCGCGCGACCGGGGTGAGTCGGGTGGTCTGACCGGCGTGATGAACAAGTTTTACGACAAGCTGGTCTTCTCGAAGGTGCGCGCGCGCTTCGGCGGCCGGCTCAAATACGCCTTCAGCGGCGGTGCGGCGCTCAGCCCCGAGGTGGCCCGCTTCATCGACAACCTCAACATCACCGTCTACGAGGGTTACGGCCTGACCGAGACCTCGCCAATCGCCACCTGTAACTACCCGAACAACCGCAAGATCGGCAGCGTCGGCAAGCCCATCCCCGGGGTCACCGTGACCATCGCCGATGTGGAGGGTTACCCCTCGGGCACCGGTGAGATCTGCGTGAAGGGGCCCAACGTGATGCAGGGCTACCACAACCTTCCCGAGCAGACTGCCAAGGTGCTCGACGCCGACGGCACCTTCCACACCGGCGACCTGGGCCGCGTCGATGAAGATGGCTACGTCTGGATCCTCGGTCGCGTCAAAGAGCAGTACAAGCTCGAGAACGGCAAGTACGTGGTGCCCGGCCCCATCGAGGAGCAGCTCAAGCTCTCGCCCTACGTCAATCAGGTCATGGTCGAAGGCACCAACAAGGCCTACAACGTGGCTCTGATCGTGGTCGATCTCGACAACCTGAGCAACTGGGCCGACAAGAACGGCGTGCCCCGCGAGGAACTTCTGACCCATCCGAAGGTCAAGGAGCTCTACCAGAAAGAGATCGACCGGGTGAGCGCCTCGCTCAAGGGTTATGAGCGTCCCAAGCGCTTTGCGCTCATCGAAGAAGAGTTCAGCGCGGATAACGACATGCTCACGCCCAAGCTCAGCGTGAAGCGCCGGGTGGTCATGGCGCGCTACGGCGACATGATCAACAACCTCTACAGCGACGATAAGACCGCCGCTGCCTGA
- a CDS encoding pilus assembly protein PilP: protein MIELLNRSRRTAARPTGRRLWIIAALIAISAPSMVACGGDDTASGVPPELLERRKKRAERQKQAEEGPAAEAELQVAAFDPAEEYQRPDYPVRRNPFQPDLDVLQPEPASVDESVRPLEPLEEFPLSSLNLVAVISETAVPRAMFVDPNGLGHFVKEGDRIGRNSGVVRVIRDNEVEIREGGADESGAVVTVRLRDQQLRVAESGLTPEEREALQRLLESEEGREAIERSYRDMAPGASATESANESASDTRFPGLAPPSRRQQ, encoded by the coding sequence ATGATTGAGCTTTTGAACAGATCGCGCCGCACGGCAGCCAGGCCCACCGGCCGGCGCCTGTGGATCATCGCGGCGCTGATAGCGATCAGCGCCCCCTCGATGGTCGCCTGCGGCGGGGACGATACCGCAAGTGGGGTACCGCCGGAGCTTCTGGAGCGGCGCAAAAAGCGCGCCGAACGCCAGAAGCAGGCCGAAGAGGGCCCCGCGGCCGAGGCTGAGCTTCAGGTCGCCGCCTTCGATCCGGCCGAGGAGTATCAGCGACCCGACTACCCGGTGCGCCGCAACCCCTTCCAGCCCGATCTGGATGTGTTGCAGCCGGAGCCGGCCTCGGTCGATGAGTCGGTGCGCCCGCTGGAGCCGCTGGAAGAGTTCCCGCTGAGCTCGCTCAACCTGGTCGCGGTCATCAGTGAGACGGCCGTGCCGCGGGCGATGTTCGTCGACCCCAACGGGCTCGGTCACTTTGTCAAAGAAGGCGATCGCATCGGCCGCAACAGCGGGGTGGTGCGCGTGATTCGAGATAATGAGGTGGAGATCCGCGAGGGCGGCGCCGACGAGAGCGGCGCTGTGGTCACGGTGCGACTGCGCGATCAGCAGCTGCGCGTGGCCGAGAGCGGACTGACACCGGAGGAGCGCGAGGCGCTGCAGCGTCTGCTTGAGTCTGAAGAGGGTCGTGAAGCGATTGAGCGCTCCTATCGCGACATGGCCCCGGGTGCCTCGGCCACTGAATCGGCCAACGAGAGCGCATCTGACACGCGATTTCCGGGGCTCGCCCCGCCCTCACGGCGGCAACAATGA
- the pilQ gene encoding type IV pilus secretin family protein, with the protein MRWKIPVVMLCATLGMGAPAMAQTPAATEQASALNQVRAFSVEEGADGTYIRIEGTEVATFSVFKLDDPPRLFVDLSNSRLAGEASSERVDNGVISRVGLIEFEDSFQTVARLVIGFEESAHYDVRTEGSDVLVFVDGAGRRGQSGAAVAANTSQEELERSRQAYERANAELSRTQAQLSRAQQELAQARAQREQARGDDRERLEREVASRTQALQRAQQEANAQQAEAQALREQLATLEAERDQSRARLADAQRRAEQAEQERQQALSLARAKEEEGERARQRARELESRLSQAEQTLASINQQREGAQGQVSTLSERVEEAERRLAAERRQLEDARRREAQLQAQLEQLGKSSSQADRDAMAQVEAERERQRELQARAQAEVERVQREAAAAERELRELNTALTQRDAEIERLRREVEQAQQAQAREVASAHEAERARLRALNEAIAREEQRVEALEQARRAEEGRLESLQARRTQEEDGVEAMRQERERMEAELAQARQALESTRDELARAEQARQASEQELEQVARAIPVDPKNSNAVRSVRLETGDDGRSRIVVQLDRPGQVETTRSRDGRAVMILNDVALPEHLERTLAADSQGGAVRFVSSFVDARTNTVRMEAELNSEASARLSQSGNELVWEFAPEQAQPTQQLAADTAPRRVQDGQSVTSAPPSYPRVVTDPSQVSSVPGMSRKRITIDLRNADVQNVLRLVATEGGVNIIAGDGVEGVVTMRLRNVPLDQVFLNILQALQLGFEVRGNVIRVAPASVLSEEEAARAEARTRAQRVQPLEVFLLPVNYATADELVSQVQGLLSPRGSVSVDARTNTLIIKDLRENLTSIRMLVETLDSQVPQVLIEARIVETSDTFSRQIGVQWGGDIGFSQGTGNPTGLIFPNVLGLAGGATDGQTPVAGTSSNPNFAVNLPAPVGTGAGGAIGLTMGSVGGAVNLNLRLSALEEAGHAKIVSAPRILTMDNKEASISQGTSIPISVVGAAGVQTVFVDATLELTVTPHVTPDGNIRLSIDATKNEPDFQNTGARGDPTIIQRQATTELLIPDGDTTVIGGIYTRNAGHSVSAVPFLHRIPILGFFFKTQSESERRSELLIFITPRIVNRAESLGGMSAGSVSGDGWEE; encoded by the coding sequence ATGAGATGGAAGATACCGGTAGTGATGCTGTGCGCGACCCTGGGAATGGGTGCGCCGGCAATGGCGCAAACCCCCGCGGCCACCGAGCAGGCCAGCGCGCTCAATCAGGTCCGCGCGTTCAGCGTGGAAGAGGGCGCCGATGGCACCTACATCCGGATTGAAGGCACCGAGGTGGCGACCTTCTCGGTCTTCAAGCTCGATGATCCGCCCCGCCTCTTTGTCGATCTCTCCAACAGCCGCCTCGCCGGTGAAGCATCGAGCGAGCGCGTCGATAACGGGGTGATCTCGCGAGTGGGGCTGATCGAGTTTGAGGACAGCTTCCAGACGGTGGCGCGCCTTGTGATCGGCTTTGAAGAGAGCGCGCATTACGATGTGCGCACCGAGGGCAGCGACGTACTGGTCTTTGTCGACGGCGCCGGTCGCCGCGGGCAGAGCGGGGCGGCAGTCGCCGCCAACACCTCTCAGGAGGAGCTGGAGCGCAGCCGTCAGGCCTATGAGCGCGCCAACGCCGAGCTCAGCCGCACTCAGGCGCAGCTCAGCCGCGCGCAGCAGGAGCTGGCCCAGGCCCGCGCTCAGCGTGAGCAGGCCCGCGGAGATGATCGTGAGCGTCTGGAGCGTGAAGTCGCCAGCCGCACCCAGGCCCTGCAGCGCGCCCAGCAAGAGGCCAATGCCCAGCAGGCCGAAGCCCAGGCGCTGCGCGAGCAGCTCGCCACCCTGGAAGCCGAGCGCGACCAGAGCCGCGCCCGCCTCGCCGACGCTCAGCGTCGCGCCGAGCAGGCCGAGCAGGAGCGTCAGCAGGCGCTGAGCCTGGCCCGCGCCAAAGAAGAAGAGGGCGAGCGTGCCCGTCAGCGGGCGCGCGAGCTTGAGTCGCGACTGAGTCAGGCCGAGCAGACCCTGGCCAGCATCAATCAGCAGCGCGAAGGCGCCCAGGGCCAGGTCAGCACGCTGAGCGAGCGCGTGGAAGAGGCCGAGCGTCGCCTGGCTGCCGAGCGTCGTCAGCTCGAAGATGCGCGTCGCCGCGAGGCGCAGCTGCAGGCGCAGCTTGAGCAACTCGGCAAGTCGAGCTCGCAGGCCGACCGCGACGCCATGGCGCAGGTTGAAGCCGAGCGCGAGCGTCAGCGTGAGCTGCAGGCCCGCGCCCAGGCCGAGGTCGAGCGCGTGCAGCGTGAGGCGGCCGCCGCCGAGCGTGAACTTCGTGAACTCAACACGGCCCTGACCCAGCGCGACGCCGAGATCGAGCGTCTGCGCCGTGAAGTCGAGCAGGCCCAGCAGGCGCAGGCCCGCGAAGTTGCCAGCGCTCATGAAGCCGAGCGCGCCCGACTGCGTGCGCTCAACGAGGCGATTGCCCGCGAAGAGCAGCGCGTTGAAGCCCTGGAGCAGGCCCGCCGCGCCGAAGAAGGCCGTCTGGAGAGCCTGCAGGCCCGCCGCACGCAGGAAGAAGACGGTGTCGAGGCGATGCGTCAGGAGCGCGAGCGCATGGAGGCCGAGCTGGCCCAGGCTCGCCAGGCCCTGGAGAGCACCCGCGATGAGCTCGCGCGTGCTGAGCAAGCCCGTCAGGCGTCTGAGCAAGAGCTTGAGCAGGTCGCCCGCGCCATTCCGGTTGACCCGAAGAACTCCAACGCGGTGCGCTCGGTGCGCCTCGAGACCGGCGACGACGGCCGCTCGCGCATCGTCGTGCAGCTCGACCGCCCCGGCCAGGTGGAGACCACCCGCAGCCGCGACGGCCGCGCGGTCATGATCCTCAACGATGTGGCGCTCCCCGAGCATCTGGAGCGCACGCTTGCAGCCGACTCCCAGGGTGGCGCGGTGCGTTTCGTCTCCAGCTTTGTCGACGCCCGCACCAACACCGTGCGTATGGAGGCCGAGCTCAACTCGGAGGCCAGCGCCCGTCTGAGCCAGAGCGGCAATGAACTCGTCTGGGAGTTTGCTCCCGAGCAGGCTCAGCCCACCCAACAGCTCGCCGCCGACACCGCCCCGCGCCGTGTTCAGGACGGCCAGAGCGTGACCTCGGCGCCCCCGAGTTACCCGCGCGTGGTCACCGACCCCTCGCAGGTCAGCTCGGTGCCCGGCATGAGCCGCAAGCGCATCACCATCGATCTTCGGAACGCCGATGTGCAGAACGTGCTTCGTCTGGTGGCCACCGAAGGCGGCGTCAACATCATCGCCGGCGACGGGGTGGAGGGCGTGGTTACGATGCGTCTTCGCAACGTGCCGCTCGACCAGGTCTTCTTGAACATCCTGCAGGCCCTGCAGCTTGGCTTTGAGGTGCGCGGCAACGTCATCCGCGTGGCCCCGGCCTCGGTGCTCTCCGAAGAAGAGGCCGCTCGTGCCGAAGCCCGCACCCGCGCCCAGCGCGTGCAGCCCCTGGAAGTCTTCCTGCTGCCGGTCAACTACGCCACGGCCGACGAGCTCGTCAGCCAGGTGCAGGGGCTCTTGAGCCCGCGCGGCAGCGTCTCGGTCGACGCCCGCACCAACACGCTGATCATCAAAGACTTGCGTGAGAACCTCACCTCGATCCGCATGCTGGTCGAGACGCTCGACTCCCAGGTGCCGCAGGTCCTCATTGAGGCCCGCATCGTGGAGACCAGCGACACCTTCAGCCGCCAGATCGGTGTGCAGTGGGGTGGTGATATCGGCTTCTCCCAGGGCACCGGTAACCCCACCGGGCTTATCTTCCCCAACGTCCTGGGCCTGGCCGGTGGCGCGACCGACGGTCAGACGCCGGTGGCCGGCACCTCGTCCAACCCCAACTTCGCGGTGAACCTGCCCGCGCCGGTCGGTACCGGTGCCGGTGGTGCCATCGGCCTGACGATGGGCAGCGTGGGCGGCGCGGTGAACTTGAACCTGCGTCTCTCCGCGCTCGAAGAAGCCGGTCACGCCAAGATCGTCAGCGCCCCGCGCATCCTGACGATGGACAATAAGGAAGCGTCCATCTCCCAGGGTACCAGCATCCCGATCAGCGTGGTCGGTGCGGCCGGTGTGCAGACGGTGTTTGTCGACGCGACGCTTGAGCTGACCGTCACCCCGCATGTGACCCCCGACGGCAATATTCGCCTGTCGATCGACGCGACCAAGAACGAGCCTGATTTCCAGAACACCGGCGCTCGTGGCGACCCCACGATCATTCAGCGCCAGGCCACCACCGAGCTCTTGATCCCCGACGGCGACACCACCGTCATCGGCGGCATCTACACCCGCAACGCCGGTCACAGCGTCTCGGCGGTGCCCTTCCTGCATCGCATCCCGATTCTGGGCTTCTTCTTCAAGACCCAGTCCGAGAGCGAGCGCCGCTCGGAGCTCTTGATCTTCATCACCCCGCGCATCGTTAACCGCGCCGAGTCGCTCGGCGGCATGTCCGCCGGCAGCGTCTCCGGTGATGGGTGGGAGGAGTGA
- the pilM gene encoding type IV pilus assembly protein PilM: MAMANGRNCIGLDIGSSSVKLCVLKSTKRGLSLQAFDYAQLPPETIVDGALMNSTVVADAIVELLGRNKIRHKECALSVSGNTVIVKKIRLPLMTQEELEESIQWEAEQHIAFNIQDVFIGFEVVAPKTDQGQMDVVLVAAKKDMINDYVAVCHDGGLEPLVVDVDAFALQNMYEVNYGFHRGETVVLLDIGNSVVTMNVVTDGITMFTRDLSIGGSDITEEIQRQLNITYQEAELYKMGGSPGMSSDEVLPQEVESIIQDKAEDMAHEIQRSLDFYAATAADSKIDKIVVSGGTAAIPSLVRTIGRISGVPTELANPFRNVSYDERQFTPDQIQRWAPIAAVSVGLALRRINER, from the coding sequence ATGGCGATGGCCAATGGACGGAACTGCATCGGTCTCGACATCGGTTCGAGCTCGGTCAAGCTGTGCGTCCTTAAAAGCACAAAACGCGGTCTGAGCTTGCAGGCTTTTGATTACGCGCAGCTCCCGCCGGAGACGATTGTCGACGGCGCGCTGATGAACTCGACGGTCGTCGCCGACGCCATCGTGGAGCTTCTGGGACGCAATAAGATTCGGCATAAAGAGTGCGCGCTGAGCGTCTCGGGCAACACGGTCATCGTCAAAAAGATCCGTCTGCCGCTGATGACCCAGGAAGAGCTCGAGGAGTCCATCCAGTGGGAGGCTGAGCAGCATATCGCCTTCAACATCCAGGATGTCTTCATCGGCTTTGAGGTCGTCGCGCCCAAGACCGATCAGGGCCAGATGGATGTGGTGCTGGTCGCGGCCAAGAAAGACATGATCAACGACTACGTGGCCGTCTGCCACGACGGGGGCCTTGAGCCGCTGGTCGTCGATGTCGACGCGTTCGCGCTGCAGAACATGTACGAGGTCAACTACGGCTTCCACCGCGGTGAGACGGTGGTGCTGCTCGATATCGGAAACTCGGTGGTGACCATGAACGTGGTCACCGACGGGATCACGATGTTCACCCGCGATCTTTCGATCGGCGGGAGCGACATCACCGAAGAGATCCAGCGCCAGCTCAACATCACCTACCAGGAGGCCGAGCTCTACAAGATGGGCGGCAGCCCCGGGATGAGCTCCGATGAGGTTCTGCCTCAGGAGGTCGAGAGCATCATCCAGGATAAGGCCGAAGATATGGCCCACGAGATTCAGCGCTCGCTGGACTTCTACGCGGCCACCGCTGCCGACTCCAAGATCGATAAGATCGTGGTCAGCGGCGGCACCGCCGCGATCCCCTCGCTGGTGCGAACCATCGGGCGGATCAGCGGGGTGCCCACCGAGCTGGCCAACCCCTTTAGAAACGTCTCCTACGACGAGCGGCAGTTTACCCCGGACCAGATCCAGCGTTGGGCGCCGATTGCGGCGGTCAGCGTGGGCCTGGCACTGCGGAGGATTAACGAGAGATGA